The Choristoneura fumiferana chromosome Z, NRCan_CFum_1, whole genome shotgun sequence DNA window CTAGtttggaattttgtaaaacacatATGTAACAATACAAAAAGGTACTCAAACAGTACTGCACAAAACACGAAAGTTAATCCCATCAAGTCTTTTTAGAATGATAAAACTAGTACTTACCTAAAttttcatgatcatgagaacTATTAGTATTAGTAACTAGCCTACAACTTggggaaaaaaaatacagtcccACTATGGGAGTTTGTAGGCACCTTAAGTATTAACTAAGAGAATTAAAATGGAATAAACTAGGAACAAACGGAATAAATTTAACACTTCATTAAGTAAATCGAACCACAACGGTATCCTCAGTTTTTCTCTTCATTTGCCCGGAACCTGGATTTCAGCTAAGAACCCACAGAGCAGTGGATACCGCGTACTCTTGTCCTCCGGGAAGGAAAAACCGGATTATCGACGCTTATATCGGGTGCGACATAAGTAATTCGGAGTAAAAGTCGGGGTAAAGCTCGGACTGAAAAGAAACTTCCAATTAGCCCACGACAAAGAATAACGCCTAAATAATTCAGCCCTAGccaactttgaaataaaaactacccgATGAAAAATCGGCAACGATGAAAAAACAACACGAACAATAGTGATATTGGCTTGTAGTGCAAACCAGCTCCGCTTCCAAAAGTTGAGGCCGAAATAGTGGTATTAAGTACTGTATTGAAGAAACTGGGCACTGGCGCACTGGTGACTTTTCTTAGTAAAAATTGCAGCAACAATATATATGTTCAACGCTCGACAACGTGTGACCAAAGAATGGACTCAAAAACGCCTACCGTAAACTGGGGTTACATTgatcaatttaaaaattaaaacgtttttaTCTCTTACTATTAggcgttaaaaaataaataaataaaatgtgaacatcaacttttttttgtctttctataTTCCAAATTTGGACATTCTAACTTTAAAAAAGctgaagaaaaaaacaataataataataataaatacggtgaataaaaaaataatgatacgGTATAAATAcggtgaataaaaaaataatgatacgGTTTTGCTACCTCGTCTTATTGAGATGTTGTCTATTAACGAAATAGTCTTTTCACGAACTAGTCGTTTTGCTCTTAGATCATCAAATTTTACTCGGGCTATTGCTTTTCCATTATATAGGGGATATAGCGGAATCAACAAATTTTGGTTTATTGAAAAGACTTTGCccttattcatttttttaatatttatctcTTCTGTCCCTTCTGTAGTTTTGATAAATAATGAGTacagtttttcttttttcaaaagTATCTTCTgaattttttagccaattaattttatttttgttaacacACTTCTATTCACGATGTTCTTCTCTAATTTCTGTGTCCCCCCAAAAAATGttgtttccattttttttactatcagGGGTTTTTTCACGATGTTCTTCTCTAATTTCTGTGTCCCCCCCAAAAAATGTTGTATCCATTTTTTTTGgggatttttattttagattaattacctaccggcaaataattttagtacgaaagttatcTTAAAATTGactaatgtctgtgtctagagaaaccagtcAGATTCTAtgccattatattattattattatactaaatttataaatattgtttataaattcgccggaagTGTTTTCGCGCCTGACAAATAGGACCCAGCAAAGGCAGCCGCGGAGGAGCGCGCGCTCGACAGTCGCCCAATTTCTCAGCCGCCATCGCCCCCTGGCCTCTCTCGGCTGCCTCTGCGGAGAACCCTTTCAGGGCGGATAGTGCGTCCAAGGTGGAGCGCCCCACCCGGAACCCGAATTGGCCCTTCGAGAGGTTAGGTCCTACGTCCGCTAAGTGCTGGTTGATACTGGAAGCTATAACTCTTTCGAGTAGCTTTCCCACCTCATCCAGCATTACTAACGGCCTGTGGCCGGAGAGGGAGTCAGCTGGTCGACCCTCCTTCTGGAGCAGGACCAATCTTCCCTTCTTTCAACATTTCGAGAACCGCCTTACCGTTAGAAGCTCGTCGAATAGCGCGGAACATCTCCTCCTGCGTCACTGGGGGAACGTCTCGGGCCACCGCCGGCTCCGCTCTGGGCTCCGTCATGTGTGCGGGTCGAAGGGAGGGCTGTCCGGGAACAGGCCCTCGAAGACAGTGCTGAGCAAAGCCGGCTCGAAGTCCTCCGTGGGGGGGGGTCCGTCTTTAGTTTAGCTCGCACCATGCGATACGGCCGCCCCCACGGGTACGCATCCAGGGTGGCCAAGAATCCCTCATAGGCGGAATCCTTGGCCGAGAGCGCCTGCTTGGCCGTGCGGAGGTTGGCCAAGAGGCGCTCCTCTTCCCCAGGTAACCTGGTCCTACGCCGGCGGCATCGTGTGATAGGTCTTGCGACCACCAGTAGACGCTGGTCTTGGGCTTAAAGCGCCTCGCCCTCGGCATCGCCACCCTCCAGAGATAGCTCGATCTGGGGGCCAACCCTCCCGCTCTCAGAGCAGTTTTCAGCTGCCGTTGTGCTCGGAGCCGCAGTTTTCGGAGTGACGGCATCTTCCGGCCTCCCCTCCCGCTCATGGGCTCCACACTCCACTGCTGTTCGGCGCGTGAAGCGTCCATCACTGTCCCGCGCCATAGCGCGCGATAGCCCCCTTTCCTCTTTTTTCCTTTTGTTCGTTAGCCTGGTCGTCTTTTTTTTGTGGGTTCGTTCCGTTATTCTCGCGTTGTGTCGTCGGGTGGGAGTCAGAGCTCCCAGGCGCAGGGATGTCGCCCTTGAAATCCAATTTGTAACTTCCATCATAGTTTCTTCATCCTTGTTTAATTGGGGAGTAGAGCTCCTCTTTGCTGTTAAGGGGTGAGTTCCCCCGCAGTCTGGTGCGCTGCTGCCCGGTTCGCTCTCAAATGAGGGCATAGTGTACCGGAAGCCGATCCACCGCCGCTGCATCCCTATAGTCCCCTGCTGCAGGGGAGACCGGGAGCAGTTTGTGGCGCGCCCTTTCACTAGGGCGCGCCTTCCCAGCCAGGGCCATAGTGGGCGCAGCCGGGGCTGGCCGCTCTTGGTCGCCCTTTCTCTTCGAGCTTTGAGGCCTGAAGTTCAAGGGCTCAAGCCCCCCCACCACGACAAGGACCTACTGTTCTGGTAGCGATTTTTTTTGAGgtcgtagttctaacctaacctattttctctttctatttatttctggtgttttataataatacgtctaagaaataaacagcgatatttagttgttctatttcatgaatagttgatgaaatgtatttttaagctaataataatccttgtactgttgttctaatatttttttttaatatttaataaatactaataaatagtcgatgaagtgaaatcactccaagagaaaatattagtattgaatattctattaattgttttcaatgaaatgaaattcgataaatagtttgtcgacatttcaaggggcacccatgaaaactagccaagtccgaccttaggcttcaatattattatcctaagttataagttatgatttattcctttatattcacccaactacctatctggatgccaaatttgaactttctaggtcatctggaactgggttagaattttgatctataggtgaaTCAGTGATAAACATgtcgatttttggatgttaatatcaAAATAACCATTTGAGgagtgtttatgaaatttgcagcacgtatgtacctatgtatctcacaagtctcaataaatgagccaaatttaaCACGTGTATGTGAAATAGTGTTTTAgatatgagggggtcaaaagtggctccgaaaggttcgggtaaaattacacacggtgctgctcgccagttctgttagcttgaacttggcttgacacgctaccgcgtttCTAGGTATAAATACTACCTGGGCGATCTGCGTTTCGTCTCTATAAGACAGCTAATTCGGGGCTTGATCTCGATTAGACTGCGTTTGTGTATCGGTGACAATGCATTGGCCGGTTGGCCGTTCTTTTCAGAACGAGACTTTAACGAGACCgctaagtaacgcctgattcaataaatatcgAGTTtccaatttcaaatttcaaaaaacttcaaatttcaaatgatttattcagtaaataggccgcaatgggcgcttttacacgtcatttttttaaactaccagcgctttcggaaagaccatcattgctaaaaagaatgcgccgcaagaaacttggcagaaagtcattttttcataataatataattacaaataaaatacttcaaaactatattatacaattaaagaaaaaaaatacaaaaaataataataataaaaatacagggatgtatggggtcccttagttacaatactaaacactaactatatctacgttcagtggaagtgtagaatgcttccacagTCATAAATTGCATAACATATCTATACCTATTTCGTCTTGAGTCCTACTTATGTTAAGTgtacttagatttttttaatgttaattaagTCCTATAGCGGCAAAGCAACACTCGTAAAAATGAAAAAGGGGGAAAAAGGGATTTCATAAAGCCGTGCCCAATTCGGGTTCAATGAGCCGAGAATCAGTAATGGTGAACGCTCGAAGAGGGCTTAGACGGATATCTAACCCAAACAATTAGGTACGCTTAGCAATATAAGCACTTTCGCATAAAGGCAAAAAAAACGTACATAGAGGACATATTGTTACACAACATACACAACACTGTCTATTGTTTATAATACCTATGAGTACACCATGCATGAGCTAACACGATTGAGTATTCGGGGAATTACATCCAGAGAATTGAGCGTAGTAGACAGACTAAACATTCAGGAAATAAGAGCCATCGTCAGTGCTTCGCCACTTCATTTAGGTAATATAGTATTTTTACACTGCTATTGTTGACGTGCAATAAATGCaatcatgaaactaccgtgagacttaattaaaataattaaaataatgatattgtaccggataactcacgtcttaaatcgagtttagctcgacttccgagcagagcggtggcgtgtgttgcagcagccgacgtgtcgcgttgctcctaggaagaagggcttcgaattagcccgaaacatgtcgagctaacctCGATTAAAGACGCGAGTTATCTGTTACAATTATCATTTAAACACATTTCcttcacatttttttacttttggtgTTTGGTATAGACTCTATGCCATagaggtacctactaaattaccTATGTATAATAATTTAGATGTTTTAGCTTAGCATGTGGATTGCgaaatatgtaattaatagtacctacattgtgTCTTAATGCCGGtgaataaggaattacgaacgagcgtCTATTGGAAAcccggtaaaataaaaatttcttcACCACAATTGTGAGTaggtaaatatatgtataaaattatatatgtatgtataagcCAAAAGACactattttctaaaaaaatacaatatcgttttttttaatgtttataattATAGTGGGCTTATAGTGCCAcgcttaatataaaaatatttcgtttaAAAACGGACAAGGTAGACGCACAGccaaataagttaaaaaatatagtaggaaatacataaaatatttgtttaaaaacttactttatattattttttgtaataattgcttatcttataatatatagatttaaaaaatacaaaaagaggCCAAAAAGTTATCTTAATTTGCGAATAGCAATTATTAcatctatatattatatatagatttcacgggatgaccttaaaagtaacaaaaatttggaggtgaaacaaaaaatacaaaaagactccataaagtaatcttaatttgattgcttaatagcgacatctcttgttcCTGGCGGGCGGATAGTTCCAAGGGAAGTGTTTGATGTATCTCGATGAGAACTAAAaacatagatggcgttagtgtcgctgcttaagtgactaatgAAAAGAAAGCAAGTTGAAATgttggtgcataggagaaattcgtgtctagactgtccagtggtagtgtaggggaatagcacgcagcacggattcctgaggacctgggttcgattcccagcgctggtctatttttctggtttttctgtgcatccatgtttctgCTTGTGTTTACGTGTGAAATATATTCATAAATTAACGAAATAAACGGCTTTTGATTTTTcatcaatttaaaaattattaatctaTTAAGTATcattaattattcaaataaatatttttgtaggtaCATAAGTAGAACTTggttaaaatacaataaattttcttcgtaaaaatattattttaggccGAACTTTTTAGTTGAAACGTATAAATAACCTCTATGCTAAAACCTGAACCAGGCCGACGGACGTAAGGAACTAATTGGTAGGTATGAAttattcctgattcgtcgtaACCCCGTTTCGTCGgattcctgattcgtcgtattttcaatatcaAATGAAACTATGCAATTAGCGTGACTACACTTTTgtattcaatatttaaaacgaaaAATTTACAATACCAACAATTTCAAATAAGGACACGTCAGTAAAAATGATGATATACACATACAAATTTAATCAATATACAGAGCCTATTTACACAATCTAAAATACGACTAATCAGGAATCCGACAAAACAGGAATCCTACGAAGCAGGAACACGATGAATCAGGAACAATTCGGCAATCCACGTTGAGTATCATGATAGTCCGTGCCGAGACCAGTTTTAGAATAAGACGGAAGGATATTATCTTTCCATGGGTGTCATTAAAGGTGACTAAGGGACGTGACGTGAGAGCAGGAAGCAGCGTTTTCAATTGCCAATtacgaactccggactccaggcTGGAGTCTCCAGCATTGCGTGTGGAAGGCAAAGGAGATCGGGGGAAAAGTTTGCTAGTGGTCCTCAACCGCCGACCACGACCACCGTAAAGAGTctagcgactaagaagaagttGTGACACGTAGCTTGTGTGGCCCAGTCCTATCTGTGTATAATTGGTCTTTATTCTATAAAGTTTCGTATTTACAAATTACCTACACTCGTCTTAGGTTATTGAATAAATGTCGAAGATGCCAATGATTTCATTTACAGGCTACTCCAACTAGACTGCCACAACCTTACGATAAGGAAAGAGGGAGTACTAACGTACACATGTACGCCCAGTGTGACTACCCCACGCGCCGACATATGTAAGTGGATGCTGACGGTTCTGTACCTATCCTATTCACAAGTATTATCGAAAACCATGCCCTTGTCCCGTTTACGCGTGTTGCGAACGAGTGAAATAGCTGACTCAATGTATCCCGAATTTTCGCATACGGCTGTCGTATTGAATAGGTTTCAACGCCTTGCACGAATTCAGGCTTTGTCGCGTACCGTATTTACATGAGACGAGTGAGATTTTTTGTATATGTTGTAGACGAGAGCGGCTTCCGTTTTGCTGCGAGCGATAACGAGGAAAATTCTGTCCGACAACCGCCGCAATCGCTGCTTTAGTTTAAATATCATATCGCAAGAAACAAATACGAACACGTCATACAATTTAAACCTACATTAAGTATTACTACTTTCtacaaaatgttttataaaaaaatatatttcttttttttgctttaaCATTACGCGCAGTTAAATAACCGCTGATTAACGGCTGTTTCTCGATGAAAAGGATTCAAGCATGATAATTCATGTCTCTCTGTTTGTACACAGTCGTCGTTCAACAATGCACGACGGGG harbors:
- the LOC141427940 gene encoding uncharacterized protein yields the protein MLDEVGKLLERVIASSINQHLADVGPNLSKGQFGFRVGRSTLDALSALKGFSAEAAERGQGAMAAEKLGDCRARAPPRLPLLGPICVRPIGIGECLRRILSKYMILATGSEVTEAAGNHNSVAASVAALKVQYTV